The sequence GTCTTTGTGCCTGATGGTAGCATGCAAACGAGGTTCTCAGGAAGCACCTGGTAAACAGGTTACCAAATTTAAGTTCTTTGGTGACCTGTTTTAATCACTTTCTGTACTAAGGCATTTTGTGATGCTGCAGGCTGACAGAGCTATCCTGATCCATCTTGTTTAAGATGGCAAGCcagagaaaaacacacacatcACTTGCTCATCTGGACATTCAAATCTAACGGTCTGAATTGTCAGCTTCCATGACTCCACAGTTAATGCAAGACTCAGCCAAGAGGTTGGCTGGCCAGCAGTATTACTGACTTATTGGGCAAGTGGCACCTGCATTGTTTATCACAACCTCTTCCTCCAACCTAGTAAAGAACTGTGTaaaacaagtctttttttttttccttattacaTTTTTCCTATGTACACACAACTGGTTCTCAatgacaaggggaaatggattgATGTAAAGTAATTCCTTTTAGCTTCTTTCCCACCTCCATCACAGGAGATGTCTATTTTGATCTATAGTGCTGCAGATTCTATAAACTGCTGCAGtactagaagaaaaatgtctgaatGAACAACAGACTGCAGAATAGTCTTACACTCTTAACCACATCCCCCAGCAAAACATACTGTGACTTGCGAGGGGGGTTCTTTCTGAATAAACTATTTTCAATTTGTTCCACTGTTGCTGtacaattatttcaaaaattttcactgttttgagGGGAGAATCAAAAGCAGAGAGAGCAACAACTGGACTGCAAGAGTACATTAATATTCCTCTCTAGTATCTCTCACTGAGAGAACAACTTGTAGATGAAGCTACCTAGGTGTCAAACTTCACCTCTGTTGCAGCGACAGAGCCTCTCATTTCTTAACTctgtgctcccacagcacaGTGATTGTGCCTGTTATGTTAAAATGGTCTCCCTCACCATCCCGttcagctcctttgctttcacttctcattttttcctggAACTGCGGGATGGTAGAGTTCCTGCTACAAGCAACTCCCTTcaggtaattaaaaataataattttaaaaggataaaTTAATAGCTATTCTAGGAAGCTCAACACCCAGTCAAACCATCACAGCACTTCAAAAGCTGTAGTAACTGTCAAAGGCcagctgcaagcacagctgaGTGTTCTTTTGAAATGTCCACAGCATTTAAATATGCAGGGCCACTCTAGGATGAAGGCAGGTGAACAGCTTCCCAGCAGGTAAAAGCAAAAGATGTGGCCTTTTGCTGAGGGTATATGTACACAGAGGAAAGAACAAGCAGCACTTTTGTTTAGGCTTGCGAGGATCTATCCACAGCACCATATTAGTGCTACATAACAAGTAAAAAGCAGGTCTGTGTAAACACAGATGTCTTCATAAATCCATCTGCAAAACTCTGGCGCAAATCAGAGCTCAATTTATCCAAGAGATTGTCTGCTTTTCCTAAAAAAGACAGTTTTCACTTAAGATGACATACGTGAAGAGTATAAGCCAATAGCTGCGGCAACCCTAAGACAAGTACTTTACATCTGCAATTGCCGAATGCAGAAAAAGCCTTTATCAGcacttctgcaaagcagaaaaagaagaaaattccaacatcatttgtcttcagtttcTGGTGATTTTAACAAGGACAGATGAAGGGTCAAGGAacaggatctttttttttctaaagcccTCCCCCCTCCTTTACACTTGTTTATTTAATACTGGCTGCATTCCCACAATAATATTTagaaatttggaaaaacaaTAAGATCTTGTGGACAGAAAAGacacttttctttcccccctaAGCTTACCAAAAAGCTTGATAGTTGCAAGCAAACGTTCTTTTCCTTGAGACTTTCCCTCTAATATTAAAGTCCATTAAACAGAAGTACATCAAACTTTTGAGGCACCTTTTAAACAACATATTGTATAGGAATACCATTGTTTCTTGCTGGCTGTGGGAAAATGGTACAAAACAAAGCACCATGTCCTTTCCTTCCTCTATTAAAAACtctcaaattccttttttctttaagttatttttaatacactctccctcacattttaaaattaaccaGTAACTTCTTTAGGGGCAACTACACTTTCATTGTATCAGTCAGTATTGTAGGACAACAATATTACAACATCTGTTTTCATGGCTTGTGTTAAATACAGTACAAAGAAACCAAATCATGGCCAGCCACATGCCTTTGGTAAAATTAAATGTCTGGTGAGATCACATTTTCTTCAAACTCAGAAAACCATATGTTGAACCTATGTAACATCTTAAAGTTCAATTCTATAcaaacttcttttcttcttcaaagtaAAGTCAAACAGCTGTCATCCCACACAAATCACAGTTTCTGCGCTGTTCCAGAAGCATGCTGCAAGTTTGCAACTTCAAGgaagctctctgcagctctggaTCTCCCCTGGAATTGTGTTTCAGATAAGGGGTAGAAAGTCAAGTAAATATCCACAGACCTCCAGGTCAAAGCAGTCGTGACTCCTCCCCTTTCAACAACTGTCAGTGATAAATATccttagtttttaaaaaacGTTCCACATATGACTCATTTAAGCAACTGACGATCTTCTCCTTTGAGACGTTTTTTCCGAGGCTGTACAATGTCATCATCTGAGTCATCACTAAGTTCTGGATTATCTTTTTCACTCTGGCAGTTAGATTGTACAGGGAACTTCCTGCCAGGATAAAGGCTCTTTAGTAGTTCTTCAAAGTATGCTTCAAGTTTCATGCCGGCATCAGCCACTTCTGAATCAGGCTGTTGGTTGAATTAACAACATTAATATATCGTGAAATagctttgtatttaaaacaCATTATGTTCTTCAGGTGCTCTTACAAGCTACAAAAGTCAAACAGCATTTAGAATATACATAGGTACGTCTCAAGGCTGCTAAGAGAACTGCATGAAATGCAGTGATTTTTCTAGGTTACAGACCTACCTCTAACTATGGCAAAAATATTACTAGTATGGACAATGACTGCATCTCAGAAGACCAGTCCTGAAACCATTCATACCCACCACGGCTGACCTGTTTCCTGAAGTGGAGGTCGCCATAGCAGTAAGTATTCCCAGCAACTGCCCTGGAGGAGAACCTAAGTGAAGACACTTAGAGAAACCTAATTTTCATTGTTaattctctctttctgtccACTCAGTACCTGCACCCCCTTTTCAGCAGATGTTTCCTTACAAACAGTGAGGGTTTAGACAACAGTCTAAGTCATTTAGTCTCAGCGTAAATAAGGGTAAGACTTCTGAGAATGAAAATTCCAATGAATTTGAGATATAATGCAATGAGGATTAAACCAAGTTTTCAATCAAATGCTCACCATTAATATCTATGACAAacaatcatttttctccttaccTGTTTTCCTGTCATTTCAGTTAGCATGTTTGTTACAGCTCTCCTCCCTTCAACAGAAGGATCTCATTTGCATACTCATCTTACAGCAATGTAGTCTCAAATGTGATCTACATTTTCTCTGGGCTCTTATCATCAATGTAAATCtaattaaataagtaaattcTATCCCCACTGTAGTTTTCCTGAAAGCATCTAAGCCTACAAAAATAGATAAAGTGTCTACTTCTCTAACCTCATTAAATTCAGCACAGTTCTGGAAAATCAGTCTGAAGTCAGCCACAAAATCTTCTGGCTTTGTGTAGAATGAATCATTCACTTGAAGTCTTTTCTTGATGGTGGACAAGTCCATAGGCTTTTTGATTATTTTGTAGTAATCAGGAACctaaacaaagatgaaaaatttcACATTTGTTGCATGTTGTTTTACAACCCTTTACATCTGAGAGAGAGGGGTAAATTTAGCTTCATCTTTTGAAATATGATTCTAACATATAAAAACTGTACCTTTTACAAATACAGTTACTGGAGTAACAGTGACATGTGCTAGTTTTACTGGCTAAAATACATACACCTCTCCCAACatctcttttaaaagaaaagcaaaataaataataaagccAACTGTATTTACTATGTGGAATAAAGCAAATGATGTTGACATTGTATGTCAGGTAAACCATCTATTAAGTCTCACTCTCAAGACTGTCATATAACAAATCTGGCAACCCATTCAGAGGCAGTAAATGTATTGCTTAAAGGGACGTTCAGTGATGAAATATATCCTTAGAAATGGTGGTAAACTACAGAGATCTATTATTTTGGCATTTCAGATGTACTTTCTTACTCAAATGGAATAAGAAGGATGCATTAGGGCATTATTACTTATTGATGAAATCTTTTTCCACTGACATGTCTTGAGGAACATAAAAGAGGCACTGTTCACTGGACTACACTAGTAACATTTCTGTGCATCCTTGAACtacagtttgcttttttcttccactgcctGATGAACTCAAGttgtttttagcattttaaattCATAAACTTACAGCTAATAATAAGGAATTCATGGTTTCATGGTTGTACTAAGCAGGACTCCAATCTTCAAAAttgggtattttttttagaaataaatatgtcTCCCAATTCATTTTTTAGTGATAACACTCAGCATCACGAAAACAGCAGACaatgttaaatatatttcttgtgTCCATTTTTTAAGTACTTCTCAAAGTAAGTAAAATCAGCTCTTGGGAAATTTTGCTAGTAGCTTCCTGCCAACCCAGTGCTTCATCtttcatagaatcttagaacGGCTTGGGCTGAAGGGGAACTCTAACATCATCCAATGCCCCTGCCACGGACAGTTACCAAACCTCTAAATCaggcaccagctcaggctgcccaacctggtcctgaacacctccaaggatggaacattcacagcttctttgggcagaCTGTGCCAGAGCTGTCCAACTGCCCTTCAGAcagttttaataaaattaaatacgTTCAATACACTCAATGTCCACAAAACTTGACTTCTGATTATGAGCATAACAACGCCATTAGGACCATGCCAATTATGCAACTGattaatagaaaatgaaaagaagtagAGTACATACTGTAGGAGGAACTGGATCTTGAAAAGCAAGACTCATTTCGTGACAGTAGAGGTATAGCAGCAGTCTTTCACACTTCTGTGTCAAGAAAAACAGATACACAAATAAAAAACTACACAATCTATTCTAAAATAATGAACTATATAAAACACTGAACAGATGCTCAGTAGTCCTCCAGTCTTTAAGCAGAAAAGTGAGCACAGAAACCATATTTGGAAACAAGCTTGTCATAAGTAATGGTCTACAGCAATCATTCTCTGCAATTcatgctttgtatttttattaacattCAAATGCATGTTGCAAGCCTCATACAATTACTAATAGCGTTATCTAGCATTTGCCAAGTGCAACAAACATTCAATGGGATAAAAATAGCATATGTATTTGTTAGTTTCTTATAAACGTTCAGAGAAATCAGTAATAATTTTCCTGATTGGTGCATAGCTGTTCTGTGCAAAGCTCACTGTGCTTTTTGTTAGCAGTGGGGAGAAATCAGTTCTGTGTGTACCTGAGCTTACTGAATGGAATTTTGAACCTTGGAAGAGATtcagaaaatagtttttctgattttatgcTTGATGATCCTCCACTGGAATATTTATGGGAATTATAATTTGCATTTAAAGCCAAATACAAACACAGTAAGTTATTCCCTTTTAGAGTGTATCAAATACAAATAATGGCTCTACATGTAGACTATGCCCCCAAATTTAGTTAAAGCCAATCTATACTAAATCTGgaaagtagaaagaaagaaaaaaaatttctcaaGGCAAGGTCACTGTATGAGGTCAATGTTAGAAACAGAGCTTTGTAATTCCTAGAACACGTTCCCAGTCCACAGCATGGGACAACAACCACTTCTCAGACTTTCAGAATGTGTTACTCAACATTTTTATATGAAGGCTGCTAACATCTCAGTCTATTGAGAAAGTTACTTCTCCATTTTACtatccttattttttttaaatgcatacaTTTCTCAGTAGAAGAAACAACAGGACTCATCCTTACCCTACGGTCTATTGGTGCCAAGCCCACAGTatcttccagttttcttttttcagggTTGTGAGTCGGTTTATCACAATCATATTCAACTTCTGGCTTAGACAAATCCCGACAGAATGTACAAATCCACTCTCCACTAAATGAGACAGACAGATATATTAACCTCAGTGAAGAGGCACATTCTTGACAGAAGACTTCCTACAGACTTCTGGAGAATTTTTTCATGTATGGGTAGGTATTTTTTCTGCATCGTGccttgttttgttgcttttatttgtttgctgtttttttttgtttgcttgttaaaactacaaaaagcagagataggcactgctggcaaaaatgcttccttagaattttctttccttttaatgggtatttttatatataatataatatattatataaaatgtatataatTATACCTTTTAATTGGTATTATTAGTGGTGTTATAGTAGGAAAACAGCTTGTCATAGCAGACCAACAGTGGCTACCTTTTGTTAGCGCTAAAACTTTTCTCTTGACCTCACAGAATTCAACTGAAGCTTTAAGAGGTCTGCTTCCTAGCTACAGAGAGAATGAAGGATTCATCTTGGACACTGGtccaagagaaggaaaagtatGAGAGTTATATAGCAGAAACTTTATAGCAGATActagtattttctctttaaaagctTGACTGCAAGATATTCCTGCTCTACACAGATAACTCTGGACAAGATTTTTTTGAGCTGCTCCTGATTGTATCAGTTACAATCTAGGAAAACCCTGTAGATTTAATTGACAATAGAAGAAGCAGAAGACCAAGCAAGTTCTGGAAGCTGACTACATTCACCGACTTTCATTCAATTTATGAACTTCTGTAGGTTTTGGAAAAGCTATGAATAGTAAAGACTTTTGGGGAACTTGCATCCCTGCAGATAACCACAAGAGGGCTGAGTTGTACTTCACATAGTAGACACAATTCAGCAATAACTGTTTATGGGAACCAACTGCATGCATTTACTCTGAGATATCTTCTAATAAGATcttcacaaatgaaaaatagtttCTGCAGCAGCTTTCAGTGCATTTTGATAGTAAAGCAGAAGACTTTCAAAGTTAATAAAACAAGCCTGTCTTACTGGTTCTCACTTAGAGTAATTCAAAGATTTCCATCCTCTGCTAGTTTTAACATATGGTAATGAATAATGATGTTTCCTTTCAAAGAGACTTTACTTTCAAACAGTTCAGCTTAACGacatttctgacatttctgtGCATGGACCAGCATCAAAGGTATTATGTGACACAGACAAAAATAGATAAGAGGCATGACCTGAAGATCTCACGATACAGGAAAGGCAGAAGATGGAGGAAAGGCACATTCAAATATACAAGAGTAAGGAAAAGTACGATGGGCTAgagtgaaggaaagaaaagatacaaTGACCTTGTGAATCTACAGGGGAAAAGTGTTCTGTCTACCTGaagcaagaacaaaaagcaaTCACGAAAGAAGTTTGTTGAGACAACTGACATAAtaataaaggatttttttgtgtgtgtgcatttgaAGGAACTAACGGTTAGAGACCAAAGTTTGTGAACTaactcactgctgcaggaaaaaaaacaaccaaccaaacaaaaacaaaacaaaaacaaaacaaacaaaaaacaaaaaacaaaaacaaaaaaacaaaaaaacaaaaaacaaaaacaaaaaacaaaaacaaaaaaaaaaaaaaaaacaaacaccaagaAGATGAGAACAAAAACGTGATACATTCTGAAGCCAGGAGGAAATTTAAGCTAACTATGGTTCTGAAGTCCAGGAACATAGTGCACTTGCATTAATACGCacatttaaaaactgaacacttctcagaaaagctgtttttggCTCCATTGTGTTCTGGACATTATCTTCCCAGTTTCCATTGAacaattcagtgaaaataaaaacttataaaaatttatttctgaagcttttattttaacagaagcAAAGTCTTGTGAATATGTAGTTATCTACCTACCTACAtccttacagatttttttcctcctttcagagAGGCACAAATGTTTATTAGCTTAAGTGCATACTGTAACTTTGCCGAGTTTTGCTTatggcacaaagctgcaatataacatcattttatttaaagaaaaagccctATAATTTGAAGATTCACAAGgtaagagaaacatttttatgtgCCAGTTTTAGAGACACTTAAAAGATACGCTTGCAGAAATATGCTTGTTCAGAGTAGCACATAAGCAGAGATGATCAGCATACAAACCTAACTTGTTATCCAAATGTTTTATCCCAGCAAACTGTGCTgatatttaagaagaaaactcAATATTTACATAAAAGCATTAAACAGTGAGCATGTTATGACAGATGTCCTGTCCTTTAATAAGCTTATTGCATGGCATTTCCAAGCTGTAACATTGCAAAGTGCTATTTATTCTATCAAAGACACAAACTCAAGAAGCAAATATCAGTAATGTTTATAATGACATCCTATGTAAGACTGAATTTTGAAACTCAAGGAGCCGAGAGTTTTCTATCATCCACTCAAGAAAGCCTACTGCTTATTTCAACACAGAACGTAATGTTACTAGAAGATGTCAGGCACTATATCCCATGCTTGGATTGTAGCCATATTTAGCATTATagtaaattatatatttaacaCAACATTAGcttagacttttttttaatattaataaaatatttgaagtaaaCCACCTCTGTTGCCCTTCAAAGATTCTATGATAGACCAGTAATTCCATGGCCTACTTTTAAGACCACAGCTAATAATAACGGGTGCCCTAGATGTCAGTGATTGCCAAACAACTGAAAAGCTTTATTACAGATTTTGCAGCTGCAATTAAGTTAAATTGAAGTTTCAATACAAATTCCAGTTTTCACAATTAATAAAGCTGCAGACTTCAAGACTTCAAAGATGAAGTTTCACAACGCAGAACTCACATCTCTTAATGCAAGTATAGTAGAAATTAAAGGGATCTTAATTACCTTGGAAAGCTCATCAACGAAGGGACGTGACAGGAAAGATGGAATACTTTGGGACATTTCTCACAGCAAAGGAGCTCCCCACCATTTTGACATACTGCACACCAGTCTTCATTGGGATCGTCTTCTTTCCTGCCCTCTCCAGTGTGCGAGGGGCCTATCCATCCTATCTTGGCACTAGTtgtattctcctgcagaatcCTTGGCCGATCATCTGTGCTGTCTGGGGCATCTGTTCTTAAAACAGCTTCATCAGAAGTTGAGTTATGATTACCATCTAATAGCAATGAAGTAAGTATGCTTCTTGAAAAGCTGGTCTGTAAGAAGAAACAAGGGAAATTTGATTATACTGCTTATTTGAATTTAGGTGTCCTCAGCAATGACTAAACTGACCAGAATAACACATATGCAGGCAGCCATACAACACGTAACATGTATGCAAAAATTACGACTGTCCTATAACATCAAGTACATAACCACAAGAAATTAGCTATGAGAGGCATTTCTGGCATTTTAAATACCACTCCAGTAACAaaactagaaataaaacaattttttgaCACCCCAAAGTCTAGCAACCTTATATAGATTACTACACTATGATTAGAAAAACTTCTTAACACCACATGAAAATTTGATGTTtgtattatcacagaatcacagaatagccaggcttagaagggacctcaaggatcatgaatctctaaactcccctgccataggcagggtcacaaacctccccatttaatacNNNNNNNNNNNNNNNNNNNNNNNNNNNNNNNNNNNNNNNNNNNNNNNNNNNNNNNNNNNNNNNNNNNNNNNNNNNNNNNNNNNNNNNNNNNNNNNNNNNNTTTTCAAATAGGCTTTTATTTAAACGTGTTAATCTTTTGAGATGCTCAGACACTAATGGGAAAGCACAAGAACCTGAAGATAATCCGTACAGAAAagcttttgtatttaaatactCACTTTTATTCATATGGTCTGCCATTAAAGACTTCTTCTTGGCTAGTAATAGTAGTAATAGTAGTATGTTTCCAGTGTGATTTTCCAAAGACTAAATAGTATACACACCAAGCAAATCTGTCATGCTTGGGTGCAACCTCATATTAATAGTCACTGTATTAATTGTAACTATCTTTTCTTATTCCTTCCAGCTACTTCAAGAAATACATCAACATTATCCTGCAGTTCATTCCAGAGATGATCTTTATTATATGTCTTTTTGGCTACCTTGTCTTCATGATTATTTTCAAATGGTGTCATTTTGATGTCCACTCATCACAGAGCGCACCAAGCATTCTCATCCACTTCATCAATATGTTTCTGTTTAATTACAGTGATGCTTCTAATGCTCCACTATATCTGCACCAGGTATGCATCAAGAAGATTGAATACACTGCAGCTTCTTGTGAATTTGCAGTGGATGTATGGAGGGTGGATgtaaaaatggggaaaatacTCAGAACCTCAACTACAAGGGCCAGTTACATAGGAGAAGTTTGTTCTTCTGCTATTCTTCTTGGCCCTGTAGACAGGTAGGAGAGTGGAGCTATCAGAGCCAGAGGAAGCCTCATTGTTAGTGTCATCTTGCTAGGATGACGATACAATCTAAAATACTTTGGGAGAAAAACGAAAAAAAGGGTGAATAGGCAGTCAGTGCTCACTATTGCAGAAATACTGTTGTTGAGTTTTGATACATCCTGGAGATAAAACAAGTCTCTCCTTTTCTTGATGatgtattcctttttttcttttctggaaaatctgaaaactgtgttttcagCTAAAAATAGAAGTAACCTGAGGATTTGTGGCTGCTTTTTTTCAGATATATCTTCTCTGGGGAGCtcacttaaaaaacaacaaacaaaacacccactactacacacacacacacacacacacatgcaaactACCCA is a genomic window of Meleagris gallopavo isolate NT-WF06-2002-E0010 breed Aviagen turkey brand Nicholas breeding stock chromosome 1, Turkey_5.1, whole genome shotgun sequence containing:
- the LOC104911632 gene encoding transcription intermediary factor 1-alpha-like encodes the protein SNFPCFFLQTSFSRSILTSLLLDGNHNSTSDEAVLRTDAPDSTDDRPRILQENTTSAKIGWIGPSHTGEGRKEDDPNEDWCAVCQNGGELLCCEKCPKVFHLSCHVPSLMSFPSGEWICTFCRDLSKPEVEYDCDKPTHNPEKRKLEDTVGLAPIDRRKCERLLLYLYCHEMSLAFQDPVPPTVPDYYKIIKKPMDLSTIKKRLQVNDSFYTKPEDFVADFRLIFQNCAEFNEPDSEVADAGMKLEAYFEELLKSLYPGRKFPVQSNCQSEKDNPELSDDSDDDIVQPRKKRLKGEDRQLLK